The genomic DNA GATCGGGTCACGTCGTATGTGGTCGGGCAGCCCCGGCGCGTCTGGGACCCATGGTTGCATCCTCGGGCGACGATGGCACGCGCGGAGGCAACTACGCGGACTGGCCTCCCGCATTTCGGACAAACCGCCCGCTGCGCCGAGAATACGGCGGCGGTGGCCTCGTCGGCACGACACCGTCCACCAGCCACGAGGCTCAACTTTGATGCGTGAGCGCGTCGCCGGCGCTCGATGTTCCAGCCACAGGGCACCAGGACTCCTCGCGATGTTCGTTCCTTCCACGGTCCGGCCAAGGCGCCAGACAACCTCGGTGTGGACGTCGCGACGAGCCGAACCCCTGCTCGCGACGATCTGTGCCGTCAGTCCGCAAGTACGCTGGATCAGACGACCAGCCACTCCCGCGGCGCCCGATGGTCGCGTAAGGCGCGTTGCCAGCACACTCGTTCACCACGGAGTCCGTCTGGCCGCGGACGGTCACGGACATCACCCCGGTCGCGTCCCAGGTCGCCTCCGCCCCGAGAGAACGCCATCGCGAGGAACGCTTCCACAACGCCGGAGCAGCACGGTGCGCTTCGAGGTGTTCCGGCGGAACGCCGGGATCGCCTCGGCGGTCCCACAGCAGGCGGAGTTGGGGGCGGCGGCAGGCTCGCCGGGTGCGCGTGCCCGCATCGATCCATGTGGCGCGCGAGCTGCTCGAAGCCGCGCACGTCCGCGCGCTGTCGGGCACCACTCGGTGCCAGAACCGGACCATCCGGGCTGCGCCCCTGCATGGCCGCGAGGAGGGACGCGCACGCAGGAAGCGGCGCCGCGCCATCCTGGATCGGGGCATCGAAGAGGGTGGATCAGTCGGCCGACACTTACGAGCGACTGCTCAGAGGCTAGCGCCGGGCTCGGGTGGCTCGGGGGGTCAGCTGCGGAGGATTCTCGACTCTGCTCCGGGTGAAGGTGAACGTCCAGCGTGGCGAGTCTCGGTTCGGAACCGTGGCCGAACGCCGTGGGCGTCTCACCTCGGCGCGCGAACTGGAACCCCGGGGCCCTGGCCCCGCGACGCCTCCGGGGGCGACCTCCACCGCGCCGCCGCAGCGCGCGCCACGACTGCGCACCGGGGCAGCTCACGGCGGCGTCGGGGACGCCGCTGCACTGGAAGTACGTCACCGCAGCGCGCGATCCACGCGATTTCCTCGCGAGCCCCCGCAGCTGGCTGACGTCGATGGCCGCCCAGGCTCGAAGCCATTGGCTTACGGCCGACGCGATCTGCGCACGCCGCGGGGACGGACCATCCTGCTGCGCGAAGCCCGACCGTCACGAGCCGCGGGCCCAGCCACGAGGACCTGCGCGCGCATTGCGCTTCAGGCGCGTCTTTCGCGAGCGACTTCGGCGTCGGCCGTGGGGAGAGTGTGGCCCTCAACAAAAGCAGCCAGGCCCCGGGCCGCGTGGCGCAGTCCGCTGCATCCAGGGAAGTCTCGCCAGGCTCCGTCGTACCTCTTTCTTTGGTCTCGGCGCGTCCTACCGCCACCAGGGGGCCCAGCGCGTCCTGCCAGGCCACGCTCGGATCACCGCTCACGGCTGCGCGCGGCCCGCAGCGCCGCCCTTCGCGCATCTCGGCGCGCTCGCCACGCCGAAGATAAACCTCGGCGGGGTCGGAACCAGCGGCTCCGAGGTCCTCGTCGCTCACGCCATCGCGCCGGGCGTCCTCGATCAGCTCCGGGGATCAGGCCCACGTGGTCATTGACCGCGGATTGAACCGCGCACCCCACTGGGGGCCGAAACAGCACGTCACCCGCCTAGGACTGAACGGATGAGGTGATCCGGATCGCTCTGCAGGGCTGCCCAACCGGACTCTCGCAGAGCTGGCCTGGCTTGCCCACCACGAGTCAAAGCGAAGCACTCGGCCGGGTCCACCACCTGGCTGATGAAGCGCGGTGGTCGCACCAGGCCTCGCCCATAACGCCCGTGCGGTCGGCTTCAGCGGCAGCCCGTTGATAGGTGATGCCGTCGTGAGCGGCCAGGCGTTGGTGTTGCACTACCGGCACCCGGTCTTCCTTTTCCACTGTCACATAGGCACGCGCGAACTGTTTCTTTGAAGGGATTGGATCCACCACCGAGATCGTGCCGTGGCTCATCTCCATCACATGCGCAGCTCGCCCAGCGGCTGGAGCCCGGCGGCCTGGCGGTAAAGGGACCTTCGAGCGCCAGCATGCGGATCCGCCCGGGTGTGCGGGCTTTATTGCCGGTGACGCTGCGAAGCCGGTCATCGAGCGGCGGCTCGAGAAACTCCCGCGGCGGCTTTGAAGCCCCGTAGAAGTTGCCGCCGTCGAACTGAGGCGGACACGCCCGTGTTGCAGTCCAGCGTGAAGTTCGATAGTGCCCGCTGTTGACATGCGTTGCCCAGCTCGATGGCCGCGGCTGCCAACGCCCGCCGAGAAGGCATTGTCGTACTTGAGCACGGGGAACAGCGCACGCACGCCGCGGTGCGTGGTAGTGGGCCGGACGCTGGCGCTCGAAAGCCGCGTCGCACGGGAAGCCTCGCGCGGAACCGAAAAGGGAAGACGGGTTCGAGATCCTCGTTGCCCAGGATGACGGCCAGCTCGCCGGACGCGGTGACCTCGCGGGCCTCGGCCGGGCTCACGATGGAACCAGCAATCGCCAAGCCACCTGACTGCGCGTCGATGGCGCTTCCATGGCGGCGAGGCCTCGTCAAATGCCCGCGGTCCACGCCCACCATGTCGTTACAAGGTGGCGCACCGACGGCGTTGACGGTCACCGAGGTGCCAGCACCTGGTTTGCCCGTGGCGTGCTGCACCGCCGCGGCACGGGCCGCTCCAGGTACGCGCGCTCAGCCACTTGTAGTACTGCACTTGCGTGGAAGCCTCGCGCTTGGGTGAACCCGGAAGTCGACTAGCCGCTCGTGTCGTGGTTGGACTCCGGAGTGCCCCCAGGCGACCAGGGGGCGTCCCGAGGGTGCCCACGTCGGTGTTCGCCCCCGTCGAAGAAGTAGCCACACCAGATCGCGGCGTCCCGAGGCGCGGAAGCGCTCGCAGTCCGGGTAGCGCAGACTCGACGCCCAGGCGGTGGAAGGGCGCGCCGTGGAATATGCCCCCGCCCCCGAAGCCGGGGTTGGTGGCAGGTGGGTGCGTCGACGAAGCCGAACAGGTCTCCATCATCGAAGGTGCCGCGCGTAGACTCGCCCGTGGCGTCCAGCGTCATCTCCGAAACGACGTAAGCCCCTCGGCTGGGCGAGGCGAAACGCCAGCTTGCTCGGGGTCCGCAGTGAGTCCGAGAGCGCTGATCGAAGCGCCCTGTGCGGCGGCGGCTTCCCTGCGACGCGGGGAGACCCGCTCGGTTCGTGAGCTGCGCTGACTTCCCACCTCGGCCGGCGACACGAAGGTGTCGTCCAGCAGCTCCACCTCGTTCTCCGAGCGTGGCCGCGCGCTTTCAAGCTCGTCCACTCGGACACCAGGTAGTTCCGGTCCTGGTCGTAGATCAGATAGGTCCCGGAGGTCCGACGCCTTCAGTGCGAGCGCAACGGCATATCCCAGAATGCGTCCGCCGAACTCATAGCCGGTGCCCTCGAACGCACCAAGGAGCGCGTGTTCCGGCTGCAGGGGCGCAGTGGCGTCCATGACGGGCAGCCTCGTTGAACTGCGTAGAGGTTCTCGTGGGGCCGGCAGAGGCGGGCGGCACTGACAGACGTCGTCGCCGCAGCCCAGCGCCAGGAGGCCCAAAACACTTAGCAAATACGCGAGGGGGAGCGCCGCATGCGCGCATTCGATCTACGCTGTCCGCGCCCGGTAGATAAACAGTGGCGATGTGATCGACGATGGCCCTGCGTCGCTGACGCCCGGACAGAATGGTTGATAACGCGCCGCGGGTTAACGGCGCAAAGGGGCAGGAGACAATGCGCGCCATGGAATATCCTCGCTGTGGGTTAGAGGGGTGGTCGCGAGCGCTTGGATGATGCTGACGCCGCTGGTGGGTTTTGCTCGGGAGGAGACCCGAAGCAAAAGGGCTGACAGAACGCCCCCGACGCCACAGCCGAGCCTGCGAGCGGGGGCTGAGCGGGCAGCCTGCCGGACCTGGAGGCCACCGTCGGCCCCGAGGGCGCCGCCCCCGGGCCTAACCGTCGTGAGCGAACACCGCCGTGGCCAACGAGAGCAGACCGGCTGGGTGGACCGCGCACCACCGTGCAGACCACCGGCCACCACCAGCGCGTACCGCGACGAGCCGCGCCAGATCGACTTCCCTCTTCGACGGTGAGCCACGGGCCGCACGTGGAACTCCGCCACCGTGCCCGAGGGCGACCTCCTCCTCGCAGCATCCACGTGCGCATCCCGGCGGCGCGCGCGTGCACGCCATCGACCTCACGTGTGGCTTCACCAAGGTGCAGGCACGAGCGATCTCTTCGCGGGCAACCGCCGCCTGCGCCGCGTGCGCGTGCGGCACCCGGGTGGCGAAGTGCTGGCCACGCTGAACACCGAGGAGCAGCGGCTGCAACGAATCCCGGTGACGGGCGAGGCGGGCGACTACGAGATCGAGATCCTGGAGTGGGTGGCGGGCGCGCGGCCCACGTGGCGCGAGCTCTGCATCTCGGAGATCCGTGTGGGGCGTGGCCGACGCGACGCGCCGCGCGCTGCGGCCCCGCGCTGCTGGGGGGCGTGCAGCCGGGCGGTGGTGGCCGCGGTGGCGGCGCGGGACCGAAGGCGCCGGACGCTGCTCGAGGGAGACGAAGGGGCCTCAGAAGAAGGCGACGACGAGGAGGGCCTCGATGACAGCGAACCGGCCAACGCCGCGCCGATCATCGCGCAGCGCGCCGCTGGCCTGCAGATCACGCGCCTCGAGCTCGCCCCCGAGATGGACGGGCGCACGCCGCTCGGCCGCGCACCACGCATCGGAGCTGCAAGGTCACGAACAGTCCACTGCTACTTCGAGCCGACCACCGAACCGCCACGGCGGCACCGTGGCGCTCGCCCGGGGGGGACATCAACGGTGGCAGCCGTGGCGCTCCCACGGGATCAGGTGGCCGCCAACCGTCGCTTCGTGATCTACCGCTCACGTCGGTGAGCTGGCGCCGGCCCGGCACCGCCACTGCGTGGTGCGGCAGGGAACCGACGAGCTAGGCGCATCCGTTCACGATCACAAGTGACGCGCCGCTAGGCGGCAGGGCGATCTCTGGCCAGGCGCCGCGCGTGGACGGCTGAGCGCGCAGGGCGCGGCCTCGTGGCGCTCGGCCACCCCTCGCGCACCGGCGCGAGCCCAGTTGCACCCCCCTGCCCGGCCCGTCGCTCACGGTGAAAAGGCACGAAGATGCGCTCCTCGGCGCCCGGTGGGATGCCCTGCGCCCTCGTCAACGCACGCGGATGAGCAGCTCGCCGCCGGCCGTGGTGAGCGACCTCCACGCGGCTCTCGCGGGCGCGTGTGCGGAGCGCGTTGCGCAGCAGATTGTCGAGCGCGCGTCCCAGCAGCTCGGGCTCCACCAAGGCACGGGTGGCCTCCGACGCGCGCAGCACGAGCGTGACGTCGGCGAGCGTGGCGGCGTCCGTGAAGCGGCGGATGGAGTCGCGCACGATCTCTCGGACGTCCGCGAGGCGCTCTTCCCGCGGCGCAGCGCGCGCTTGCCCGAGGCCCAGCAGCTCCTGCGCCATGGTCTCGAGCCGGGTCACCTCGGCGCCCACCTCCTCGAGCGCCTCGCGCAGTTCAGCGTCTTCGCGCGGGCGGCGCAGGCTCACGTCCACCGTGGCGCGCAGCGTGGCCAGCGGCGTGCGCAGCTCGTGCGCCGCCCGCCAGAAGCCGCTCACGCGCGCTGCGGTCTTCGCGCATGCGCACGGTGGCGCGGCTCACGGCGGCCCGCAGCTCCCCCACCACGTCGGGCAGGTCGTCCACGGGCGGCTCGCGGTCCAAGCGCCCCTCGCCCAGGGCCTGCACGTGCGCGGCGATCCCCTCAAGCCGGCGAGCCCAGCCAGCGCGCGTGCCGGCGCTGCGCCACCGAAGAGCGCCAGCGCCACCAGCAGCAACCCGAGCGCGCTCGAGCGCCAGTAGGCGCCCATGGTGCGGTCCACTCCGTCGAGGCTGCTGGCGTTTACAGCGCGTGCGGGCGGCCATCCGGGCTGGGCACGCGCAGCGTCAGGATGCGGTCCCGACCTGCGTACGGAACACCGGCTCTCCGCCCTCCGGAGGCGGCAGGCGCTCGGGCATGAGCGGGTTGGCGCGCCCCACCATCTGGCGCGTTCCGTCGGGCCCATAGATGGCGGCGGCCGCGGACTCGAGCGACCCGCTCGACAGCAGCGCAGCACGCACCGGTGAGTCGTCGGCGTGCAAGTGCGGGAGGCCATCCGTGCGGTCGAAGAGGCTCACCGACTCGGAGGCCGCCTGGGCGCTGAGCGACTGATCGAGCGCCGCCAGCAGCGAGCGCTGGAAGAGCAGGCCCACGCCGACCCCCGCGATGCTCATGAGCGAGAGCGGCAGCGCGACGCCGTACGCCAGGAGGCGCCGGTCGAGCCTCATCGTTCTGGCTCCGCAGGAGACAGGCGAAAGCCTACGCCCCGTACCGCCACGATGCGCGCGGACCTTCGGGGCCGAGGGCGTCCAGCTTGCAGCGCAGGTAGCCCACGTACACGTCGAGGATGTTGGAGGTCGCCCTCGAAGCCCCAGCCCCACACGGCGGTGAGCAGGTGGCTACGCGTCATCACGTCGCCGGCGTGCGTGAAGGGTTCCGTGGGCCAGCGACAGCTCGCGCGGCGAAAGCGAGACCTCGGCCTCGCCGCGCCGCAGATGGTGGCGCCGCCCGTCGAGCCGCCACCCCCCCTGCCGGCGTCACGCTGGCGCCGACGGCGCGCCGCTGCAGCGCCTCGAGACGCGCCACCAGCTCCGCGAACGCGAAGGGCTTCACCAGGTAGTCGTCGGCGCCGGCCCGCAGGCCCGTCACGCGCTCGCCCACCTCGCCGCGGGCCGTCAGCATGAGGACCGGCAGCCGCAGCCCCTCCGCGCGCCACGCTCGCAGCAGGCTCGGGCCGTCCACGTCCGGCAGCATCCAGTCCAGCACCACCACGTCGTAGACCACGTCCAGCACCTGCCGGCGCGCATCGGCCGCGGTGCCGCAGACGTCCACCACGTGGCCCTCTTCACGCAGGCCGCGCGCCACCTTCTCGGCCAGGCGGGCCTCGTCTTCCACCAACAGGATGCGCATGCAGGCCATGGTTCTATCAGGAAGCC from Sandaracinaceae bacterium includes the following:
- a CDS encoding HAMP domain-containing histidine kinase, which codes for MSGFWRAAHELRTPLATLRATVDVSLRRPREDAELREALEEVGAEVTRLETMAQELLGLGQARAAPREERLADVREIVRDSIRRFTDAATLADVTLVLRASEATRALVEPELLGRALDNLLRNALRTRARESRVEVAHHGRRRAAHPRALTRAQGIPPGAEERIFVPFHRERRAGQGGATGLAPVREGWPSATRPRPARSAVHARRLARDRPAA